A single genomic interval of Bacillus smithii harbors:
- a CDS encoding amidohydrolase family protein: MIRTANGEEIFVIDAHIALWDGSKENQLNIHGEQFISCFYDYHKNLSPKEYYWPWDKFVKYDPETLVNDVLVKGYADMAIFQPVYLKEFYKNGFGDFDANDALSKRYPNRFICNGTMDPRHGERGLENLEKMKEKYNWQGIKLYTADWYGNSKGYKLSDDWSKRYLEKCQELGIKNIHIHKGPTVTPLNRDAFDVADVDDAASCFPELNFIVEHVGLPRLEDFCWIATQEKNVYGGLAVAISLIHTRPRYFAEIISELLYWLDEDRIIFGSDYAIWEPKWIIEKFLEFELPEDIQEETGVTLDLNVKKKILGENVARLYNIDIEAQKEKLKNCELNERKAKLNEIKANF, from the coding sequence ATGATTCGGACAGCTAACGGAGAAGAGATTTTTGTTATTGATGCTCATATAGCCTTGTGGGATGGCAGTAAGGAGAATCAACTGAATATTCATGGAGAGCAATTTATCAGCTGTTTTTATGATTATCACAAAAATCTGAGCCCTAAAGAATATTATTGGCCCTGGGATAAGTTTGTGAAGTATGATCCGGAAACGCTGGTTAACGACGTATTGGTTAAAGGATATGCAGATATGGCCATTTTTCAACCTGTCTATTTAAAAGAGTTTTATAAAAATGGTTTTGGTGATTTTGACGCAAATGACGCCCTTTCCAAACGGTACCCTAATCGTTTTATTTGCAACGGGACAATGGACCCGCGGCATGGCGAACGAGGATTGGAAAATTTGGAAAAAATGAAAGAAAAGTACAACTGGCAAGGGATTAAGTTGTATACAGCGGATTGGTATGGAAATTCAAAGGGATATAAACTTTCAGACGACTGGTCCAAAAGATATCTTGAAAAGTGCCAAGAATTAGGGATTAAAAATATTCACATTCATAAAGGACCCACGGTCACTCCTTTGAATCGGGATGCATTTGACGTAGCAGATGTGGATGATGCAGCAAGCTGTTTTCCGGAATTAAACTTTATCGTAGAACATGTAGGACTGCCGAGATTAGAAGATTTTTGCTGGATTGCGACACAGGAAAAAAATGTGTACGGAGGATTGGCGGTAGCTATTTCTTTAATCCATACTCGTCCTCGTTATTTTGCTGAAATCATAAGTGAATTGTTGTACTGGCTGGATGAAGACCGTATCATTTTTGGAAGCGATTATGCTATTTGGGAGCCAAAGTGGATAATCGAAAAGTTCCTTGAATTTGAACTTCCGGAAGATATCCAAGAAGAAACAGGTGTGACGTTGGATTTGAATGTGAAGAAGAAAATTTTAGGTGAGAATGTAGCGAGATTATACAACATAGATATCGAAGCGCAAAAAGAAAAGTTGAAAAATTGCGAATTAAATGAACGAAAGGCGAAACTTAATGAAATCAAAGCTAATTTCTAA
- a CDS encoding iron-sulfur cluster assembly protein has product MEKEDQVYRMLEKVYDPELDQPLTELGFIDHIAIQDHHVEVVFRLPTYWCSPNFAYIMAEDIRKYVSELEWVHSVKVHLLDHCASDEINHGATKGKSFNEVFRDLSDGDLDELRKTFEIKAYYARQEKLMKYLLKNGMTKKEMIGLSLQQLNELPLSEEGHLLRDKYLEKKRALNHSNTLAFTTPEDKQLSEEEFSFYLQGAKRTRMSMEFNAHYCRGLLETRYHLPSND; this is encoded by the coding sequence ATGGAAAAAGAAGATCAAGTATATAGAATGCTTGAAAAAGTTTATGATCCTGAACTGGATCAACCTTTAACAGAGCTAGGGTTTATTGATCACATCGCCATTCAAGACCATCATGTGGAAGTTGTTTTTCGTTTACCGACTTATTGGTGCTCGCCGAACTTTGCCTATATCATGGCCGAAGATATACGGAAATATGTATCTGAACTGGAATGGGTGCATTCAGTGAAAGTCCATTTATTGGATCATTGTGCTTCCGATGAAATCAATCACGGAGCAACGAAAGGCAAGTCGTTTAACGAAGTCTTTCGTGACTTATCGGATGGAGACCTTGACGAATTGCGCAAAACGTTTGAGATAAAAGCTTACTATGCAAGGCAAGAAAAACTGATGAAATATCTCTTAAAAAATGGGATGACAAAGAAAGAGATGATAGGTTTGTCTCTGCAACAATTGAATGAATTGCCTTTATCGGAAGAAGGTCATCTGCTGAGAGACAAATATTTGGAGAAAAAAAGGGCCTTGAATCACTCCAATACATTGGCCTTCACAACTCCGGAAGATAAACAGCTGTCTGAAGAAGAATTTTCGTTTTACTTGCAAGGCGCCAAGCGTACGCGGATGAGCATGGAATTTAATGCCCATTATTGTCGAGGTTTGTTAGAAACACGATACCATTTGCCCTCTAACGATTAG
- a CDS encoding DJ-1/PfpI family protein, with protein sequence MSKKVLIVTGDAVEALEVFYPYYRCIEENIQCTIASPVKKKLQTVVHDFLPEMETVTEKWGYKIESHASVDEIDPADFDGLIIPGGRAPEYIRLNKKVQEIVAHFLKENKPLGAICHGQQVLTTVREYINGREMTAFSACRPEVEAAGAIYVEKLLHVDGNLVSGHAWPDLPGFMKEFFALLNVKKEASV encoded by the coding sequence ATGAGTAAAAAAGTTCTTATTGTAACGGGTGATGCGGTGGAAGCTTTAGAAGTATTTTATCCGTATTATCGTTGTATCGAAGAAAATATTCAATGCACGATTGCGTCTCCTGTGAAGAAAAAGCTTCAAACGGTTGTCCATGATTTCCTCCCTGAAATGGAGACCGTTACAGAAAAGTGGGGGTATAAAATCGAATCTCACGCATCCGTAGACGAAATTGATCCTGCTGACTTTGATGGGCTGATTATTCCCGGAGGACGCGCGCCTGAATATATACGTCTAAATAAAAAAGTTCAAGAAATCGTCGCTCACTTTTTAAAAGAAAATAAACCGCTTGGAGCCATCTGCCATGGACAACAAGTTTTAACGACTGTAAGAGAATATATCAATGGCAGGGAAATGACGGCATTCTCCGCTTGTCGGCCGGAAGTGGAAGCGGCAGGAGCTATTTACGTGGAAAAATTGCTTCACGTGGACGGAAATTTGGTGTCTGGGCATGCTTGGCCGGATTTGCCGGGATTTATGAAAGAATTCTTTGCATTATTAAATGTAAAAAAAGAAGCTTC